A region from the Lemur catta isolate mLemCat1 chromosome 7, mLemCat1.pri, whole genome shotgun sequence genome encodes:
- the SPTY2D1OS gene encoding putative transmembrane protein SPTY2D1OS isoform X2: protein MRPEAQPRLPRGQAAPAARSRSGRVTRARPAPACWEETGEICEENREDQSRSSKGGRSNTRYILEESCWKDGLHSAEYQKRSRSKIVVGCRRKEPSTLKWKERWPVQESKTQLRSEALDEDLPQPQ, encoded by the exons ATGCGGCCCGAGGCTCAGCCGCGGCTCCCGCGCGGTCAGGCGGCCCCGGCAGCGCGATCCCGGAGCGGGCGAGTGACGAGGGCGCGGCCAGCCCCCGCTTGCTGGGAGGAAACTGGGGAGATCTGTGAGGAGAACAGGGAAGACCAGAGCAGAAGCAGCAAAGGAGGTAGAAGCAACACGCGCTATATTCTTGAAGAGAGTTGCTGGAAAGATGGGTTACATTCAGCGGAGTATCAGAAAAGATCAAGATCGAAAATTGTAGTTGGATGTAGGAGGAAGGAG CCTTCAACTCTGAAGTGGAAGGAGAGGTGGCCTGTTCAGGAGAGCAAGACACAACTGAGGAGCGAGGCTTTGGATGAAGATCTGCCACA ACCCCAGTAG
- the SPTY2D1OS gene encoding putative transmembrane protein SPTY2D1OS isoform X1 has protein sequence MRPEAQPRLPRGQAAPAARSRSGRVTRARPAPACWEETGEICEENREDQSRSSKGGRSNTRYILEESCWKDGLHSAEYQKRSRSKIVVGCRRKEPSTLKWKERWPVQESKTQLRSEALDEDLPQNNVEGI, from the exons ATGCGGCCCGAGGCTCAGCCGCGGCTCCCGCGCGGTCAGGCGGCCCCGGCAGCGCGATCCCGGAGCGGGCGAGTGACGAGGGCGCGGCCAGCCCCCGCTTGCTGGGAGGAAACTGGGGAGATCTGTGAGGAGAACAGGGAAGACCAGAGCAGAAGCAGCAAAGGAGGTAGAAGCAACACGCGCTATATTCTTGAAGAGAGTTGCTGGAAAGATGGGTTACATTCAGCGGAGTATCAGAAAAGATCAAGATCGAAAATTGTAGTTGGATGTAGGAGGAAGGAG CCTTCAACTCTGAAGTGGAAGGAGAGGTGGCCTGTTCAGGAGAGCAAGACACAACTGAGGAGCGAGGCTTTGGATGAAGATCTGCCACA GAACAATGTGGAAGGGATATAA
- the SPTY2D1 gene encoding protein SPT2 homolog, translated as MDFREILLIASKGQGVNNVPKRYSLAVGPPKKDPKVKGVQSAAVQAFLKRKQEELRQKALEEKRRKEELVKKRIELKHDKKARAMAKRTKDNFHGYDGIPIEEKSKKRQAMESHTSQGTDQEYEMEEEDEFFEYNQAESEQEYEEEQEPPKIESKPKVSLKSAPPPMNFTDLLRLAEKKQFEPVEIKVVKKSEERPMTAEELREREFLERKRRKKKPEIDVKLPPTVSKKAPSQKESMGTKLSKVYEDRHPSSKGMPLPHAEKKSRASTANEKHSALSSSKCMPGERTKAGSGNISQPSLREGHNRPVFNGAGKPHSSTYSPSVPKTSASGTQKSVTEHKAKKSPSHPNHSRPGPVVPPHNKAKSAGVRQPGSSSNSAPGRPSIATARPTVNSGPTPRRQNGSSSSGPERSISGTKKPPSDSNSSGRAVSGASGPGRPISNSSGPGRPISGSGSSRPVGSSGGPGRPVSSPHDLRRPMSGSGPLGRSVSGPGRSISGSVPAGRTVGSSGPGRPVSSLGPGRTVSSSGPLIKPKCTVVSETISSKNIISRSSNGQMNGMKPPLSGYRSAQGPQRPSFPIGYKRHREYEEEDEDDEYDSEMEDFIEDEGESQEEISKHIREIFGYDRKKYKDESDYALRYMESSWKEQQKEEAKSLRLGMQEDLEEMRREEEEMRRRKVKKLKRR; from the exons ATGGACTTCAGGGAAATTCTCCTGATAGCTTCCAAAGGACAAGGTGTCAACAATGTGCCG aaaaggtaTAGTTTGGCAGTGGGGCCTCCAAAAAAAGACCCAAAAGTTAAAGGTGTTCAATCAGCAGCTGTGCAAGCATTTCTTAAAAGGAAACAAGAGGAACTCAGACAAAAAG CCttagaggagaaaaggagaaaagaagaactAGTGAAAAAGCGAATTGAGCTCAAACATGACAAGAAAGCAAGAGCTATGGCCAAGAGGACAAAGGATAATTTCCATGGTTATGATGGGATTCCTATTGAGGAAAAGTCAAAGAAGAGGCAGGCAATGGAAAGCCACACCAGCCAGGGAACAGACCAAGAGTATGAGATGGAAGAAGAAGATGAATTCTTTGAATATAATCAAGCAGAGTCCGAGCAGGAGTATGAGGAAGAGCAAGAACCTCCCAAAATTGAAAGCAAACCAAAGGTCTCCCTTAAAAGTGCCCCACCACCCATGAACTTCACTGATCTACTCAGGCTGGCTGAGAAAAAGCAGTTTGAACCAGTGGAGATCAAGGTAGTAAAAAAATCAGAAGAGCGGCCTATGACTGCAGAAGAACTTAGGGAGCGAGAATTCCTTGAACGAAAGCGTAGGAAAAAGAAGCCTGAGATAGATGTAAAACTACCTCCAACTGTGTCCAAAAAGGCACCCTCTCAGAAGGAAAGCATGGGCACAAAACTTAGCAAGGTTTATGAAGACAGGCATCCTTCTTCCAAGGGAATGCCCCTTCCTCATGCTGAGAAGAAATCCAGAGCCAGCACTGCCAATGAGAAACACTCAGCTTTGTCTTCATCCAAATGCATGCCAGGAGAGAGGACCAAGGCAGGCTCTGGCAATATCTCCCAACCCTCACTTCGTGAGGGCCATAACAGACCTGTTTTCAATGGGGCTGGAAAGCCCCATTCCAGTACCTATTCACCAAGTGTCCCAAAGACTTCTGCTAGTGGGACTCAGAAATCTGTTACTGAGCACAAAGCCAAAAAATCTCCTTCCCATCCTAACCATTCCAGGCCTGGGCCCGTGGTCCCTCCACACAATAAGGCTAAAAGTGCAGGTGTCAGGCAGCCAGGCAGCAGTTCCAACTCAGCCCCTGGTCGGCCCAGTATAGCAACTGCTCGACCCACAGTTAATTCTGGCCCTACACCCAGGCGGCAGAATGGCAGCTCCAGCTCAGGACCTGAGCGATCCATCAGTGGGACCAAGAAGCCACCCAGTGACTCGAATTCCTCTGGACGAGCAGTCAGTGGTGCTAGTGGCCCTGGACGACCAATAAGCAATTCAAGTGGCCCTGGGCGACCCATCAGTGGCTCAGGTAGTTCAAGACCTGTGGGCAGCTCTGGAGGCCCTGGGCGGCCTGTGAGCAGTCCACATGACCTTCGACGACCAATGAGTGGCTCAGGCCCCCTTGGGCGGTCAGTCAGTGGCCCTGGGCGATCCATAAGTGGCTCAGTTCCAGCTGGAAGGACTGTCGGTAGTTCAGGCCCTGGAAGACCAGTGAGCAGCTTGGGACCTGGGCGAACAGTTAGTAGTTCAGGTCCCCTCATAAAGCCCAAGTGCACTGTTGTCTCAGAAACAATTTCTTCCAAGAATATCATTAGCCGGTCTAGcaatggacagatgaatggaatGAAGCCTCCCTTATCTGGCTACAGATCTGCCCAAG GTCCTCAAAGGCCTTCCTTCCCCATTGGTTATAAAAGGCATCGAGAATatgaagaggaagatgaggatgaTGAATATGACTCTGAAATGGAAGATTTTATTGAAGACGAAGGAGAATCTCaggaagaaatatctaagcaCATTCGAGAAATCTTTGGCTATGACCGAAAAAA ATACAAAGATGAAAGTGATTATGCCTTACGTTACATGGAGAGTAGCTGGAAAGAGCAGcagaaggaagaagcaaagag CCTAAGACTAGGTATGCAAGAGGACTTGGAGGAAATGAGAcgtgaagaagaagaaatgcgACGTCGAAAGGTCAAGAAGCTTAAGAGGCGTTag
- the SPTY2D1OS gene encoding putative transmembrane protein SPTY2D1OS isoform X4 codes for MIVLGWMLFVGLACYMGTFPELVPSTLKWKERWPVQESKTQLRSEALDEDLPQNNVEGI; via the exons atGATCGTGCTTGGCTGGATGCTTTTTGTTGGACTTGCATGTTACATGGGCACGTTTCCAGAGTTGGTG CCTTCAACTCTGAAGTGGAAGGAGAGGTGGCCTGTTCAGGAGAGCAAGACACAACTGAGGAGCGAGGCTTTGGATGAAGATCTGCCACA GAACAATGTGGAAGGGATATAA
- the SPTY2D1OS gene encoding putative transmembrane protein SPTY2D1OS isoform X3: MRPEAQPRLPRGQAAPAARSRSGRVTRARPAPACWEETGEICEENREDQSRSSKGGRSNTRYILEESCWKDGLHSAEYQKRSRSKIVVGCRRKEDRGTCVFMMAKKREPVERK, from the exons ATGCGGCCCGAGGCTCAGCCGCGGCTCCCGCGCGGTCAGGCGGCCCCGGCAGCGCGATCCCGGAGCGGGCGAGTGACGAGGGCGCGGCCAGCCCCCGCTTGCTGGGAGGAAACTGGGGAGATCTGTGAGGAGAACAGGGAAGACCAGAGCAGAAGCAGCAAAGGAGGTAGAAGCAACACGCGCTATATTCTTGAAGAGAGTTGCTGGAAAGATGGGTTACATTCAGCGGAGTATCAGAAAAGATCAAGATCGAAAATTGTAGTTGGATGTAGGAGGAAGGAG gaCAGGGGTACCTGTGTATTCATGATGGCCAAGAAAAGAGAACCAGTGGAGAGGAAGTGA